AAAATTTCTCATATACCTTAATCCAATTGgaagaataaaacaaaaatatgaattaaaaGTCTGTCTCATGAGAGCTtggtttaaatattaataattcacCGTTTATCGGgcaatacaaaatatatttcaaccCGTTTTCAACAGGATAAAtgtaatatatacattttaaatgcttttattttcaaaaccCCCTTTCGCCATCCCTGCTAACCGTTGACCAGCACTGTCGGCGGCCAGCTGATCGGCCCAGCTGATGGTGTGACCGCACTCCGCCTGCTAAGTGCGCCTGTATGCGTTAGTCGCTCTTCCCAGTAGacttgcagcaacaacaacaagtatTTCACCATTAGAATAGATAACATGTAATTGCGACACGGAACTTGAATCAGAGCAAGCCAGGCCACTTTCCGCGGAACACTAGCAGAAGTACAAAGTCATCCCAACTCGGCAGTACTAGTGCTACAAATCCGAATTCACTCCCGTGTCAGTATTCATGAAACTCTCGACTTTCGACGGGTACGCACGTATGTAGCGCGCAAATGTTGGCAAAACATTATTGTTAGGATACCACACTCCCCCCGCACACACCCTAACCTTGTGGCAATAGAAATCAGCAGTGAGAGATCAGATCGATCGGATCGTGAGCGAGATGAGCGAACCGCTAGCATTGGCGAGCGGCGGCGTGGTGGATCCAACGGCCGCATCCACCAGCGTCACTATTTCGAACCTGCCACAGCCAACAGTTGCGCTGGGATCGGAATCTAAATCGTCCATGGACCTAGAGGTAAGCAGGGCGAGCAGATCCCCAGGCCCAGGTTCAGTTTACCATCGTAGTCGGCCCTGCCTGGTGAAATCACGAAAATCCCAAAAAGATATACCCAATTACCCAGCCACATTTCGCTAGCAACTGCGCAATTAACCGACAGCCGCTGGTTAAGTAATTTTCGGGTCGGACCACCTGGCATGGATGACATAGCCAGCGGCTAGAGGTGCCCATCGAACCCACAACGCTCCCAACGCTCACCCCAGCAACACCCCAAATTCACTCGTCACTTTCATCTCTCACCTGCAGGATCCCCGGAACAATAGATTCTTTCTCTGGAAATGGTTGTGTAACTGGACATCCAGCTCACCAACTATGCTGCGTGCCGTGGAGAAGAAGATACTGTCGTACGTGAAGCTGCCCTACCGCGGCTTCTTCGTGGATATCGGGCCGGCGGTGGGCGAAGCGGATAAGATCTGGACCATCAGCATGAATACCGAGTCCAAGGAGGTGCCGCTGGTGCTCCTGCATGGCCTGGGCGCAGGCATTGCCCTGTGGGTGATGAACCTCGATGCCTTTGCCAAGGGCCGACCAGTATACGCCATGGACATCCTCGGATTCGGTCGCAGCTCTCGGCCGCTGTTCGCCAAGGATGCGCTGGTGTGCGAGAAGCAATTTGTGAAATCGGTGGAGGAGTGGCGGCGCGAGATGAACATCAACGACATGATTCTGTTGGGCCACTCGATGGGCGGCTTCATTGCCTCCAGCTACGCCCTCTCACATCCGGAGCGTGTGAAACACCTCATACTAGCCGATCCCTGGGGCTTCCCCGAGAAGCCCTCGGATTCGACCAACGGCAAAACAATACCGCTCTGGGTGCGGGCCATAGCTAGAGTACTGACCCCGCTAAATCCGTTGTGGGCTCTCCGCGCCGCCGGACCCTTTGGCCAGTGGGTGGTGCAAAAGACGCGGCCAGACATTATGCGAAAGTTCCAGAGCACCATCGAGGAGGATATCAACTTGCTGCCGCAGTACATACACCAGTGCAATGCGCAGAATCCCAGCGGTGAGTCCGCCTTCCACACAATGATGCAATCCTTTGGATGGGCCAAGCACCCCATGATTCACCGCATCAAGGACGTGCGCAGCGACATACCAATCACGTTCATCTACGGCTCCCGTTCGTGGATCGACTCGTCGTCGGGGGAGAAGATCAAGTCGCAGCGCGGCAGCAATATGGTGGACATCAAGATCGTGACGGGCGCCGGCCACCACGTATATGCCGACAAGCCGGACGTGTTCAACCGCTACGTGAACGAGACCTGTGATATGTACAAGGTGGCCGGTGGCAAGCTGATAACGCCCCTGCAGCTAATCCGCGAATCCACCGAGTCCGACGAGGAGCGCGAGCCCAGCCTGAGCACAGCGAAGACGGTCGAGGTCCAGCCAGAAGTCCAGCCGGTGCCCCAACCTGTCACCGCAGCCGACACATCCACGCCGACCGCCGACGAACTGGCGGC
The sequence above is drawn from the Drosophila melanogaster chromosome 2R genome and encodes:
- the puml gene encoding pummelig, isoform F: MSEPLALASGGVVDPTAASTSVTISNLPQPTVALGSESKSSMDLEDPRNNRFFLWKWLCNWTSSSPTMLRAVEKKILSYVKLPYRGFFVDIGPAVGEADKIWTISMNTESKEVPLVLLHGLGAGIALWVMNLDAFAKGRPVYAMDILGFGRSSRPLFAKDALVCEKQFVKSVEEWRREMNINDMILLGHSMGGFIASSYALSHPERVKHLILADPWGFPEKPSDSTNGKTIPLWVRAIARVLTPLNPLWALRAAGPFGQWVVQKTRPDIMRKFQSTIEEDINLLPQYIHQCNAQNPSGESAFHTMMQSFGWAKHPMIHRIKDVRSDIPITFIYGSRSWIDSSSGEKIKSQRGSNMVDIKIVTGAGHHVYADKPDVFNRYVNETCDMYKVAGGKLITPLQLIRESTESDEEREPSLSTAKTVEVQPEVQPVPQPVTAADTSTPTADELAANIKPK
- the puml gene encoding pummelig, isoform B; the protein is MLRAVEKKILSYVKLPYRGFFVDIGPAVGEADKIWTISMNTESKEVPLVLLHGLGAGIALWVMNLDAFAKGRPVYAMDILGFGRSSRPLFAKDALVCEKQFVKSVEEWRREMNINDMILLGHSMGGFIASSYALSHPERVKHLILADPWGFPEKPSDSTNGKTIPLWVRAIARVLTPLNPLWALRAAGPFGQWVVQKTRPDIMRKFQSTIEEDINLLPQYIHQCNAQNPSGESAFHTMMQSFGWAKHPMIHRIKDVRSDIPITFIYGSRSWIDSSSGEKIKSQRGSNMVDIKIVTGAGHHVYADKPDVFNRYVNETCDMYKVAGGKLITPLQLIRESTESDEEREPSLSTAKTVEVQPEVQPVPQPVTAADTSTPTADELAANIKPK